One part of the Solanum dulcamara chromosome 8, daSolDulc1.2, whole genome shotgun sequence genome encodes these proteins:
- the LOC129899863 gene encoding uncharacterized protein LOC129899863 has product MLDEGVNFPCLIEKGKPLLDDDDELEVNTNLSCVLTRIMGDFAKEELDQRENLFHAGSKIQDKLQWLNESRKIKSLRQASIWYSVGKYNDELVSDVVPMLACHILLGRPWQFDRDVVHQERSNKYTFVIEGKKYMLSSLTPYQVSEDYWAIKELREMIRVEEEKGDGKSSTIIAKEGSCLDKNKKKIDMMIYFKKRCLQDYPPLRGTEHQIDFVSGSQIPNRPAYRINLEETKELQRQVEEILEKELIKESLSSCAILVILVAKKNVTWRMCTDCKAINKITAKYQHLITRLDDMLDELCGSIVFSKIDLRSGSNRIEVDEEKEESIKTWPIPTNATEETFDNLSQGKKVDRFQLVDLFFFKDGRVCVP; this is encoded by the exons ATGTTGGATGAAGGGGTAAATTTTCCTTGCTTAATTGAGAAAGGGAAACCTTtgcttgatgatgatgatgagctAGAGGTGAATACCAATCTTTCATGTGTTTTGACGAGAATTATGGGAGATTTTGCGAAGGAAGAACTTGATCAAAGAGAGAATCTATTTCATGCTGGGAGCAAAATCCAAGATAAG CTACAATGGCTCAATGAGAGTCGTAAAATTAAGTCCCTCAGACAAGCAAGCATTTGGTATAGTGTGGGAAAGTACAATGATGAATTGGTTTCTGATGTTGTACCCATGTTGGCTTGTCACATATTATTGGGAAGACCATGGCAATTTGATAGAGATGTTGTACATCAAGAGAGATCCAACAAATACACTTTTGTGATTGAAGGTAAAAAGTATATGCTTTCTTCTCTCACTCCATATCAAGTGAGTGAGGACTATTGGGCTATAAAGGAGCTTCGGGAGATGATAAGGGTGGAGGAAGAAAAAGGTGATGGCAAAAGTTCCACTATTATTGCAAAGGAGGGAAGTTGCTTggataaaaataagaagaaaat AGATATGATGATCTATTTCAAGAAGAGATGCCTACAGGATTACCCCCCTTTGAGGGGGACTGAGCACCAAATAGATTTTGTATCGGGGTCACAAATTCCCAACCGCCCAGCCTATAGGATTAATCTGGAAGAAACCAAAGAGCTACAAAGGCAAGTGGAAGAGATTCTTGAAAAGGAGTTGATCAAAGAAAGCCTAAGTTCTTGTGCCATACTAGTAATTCTTGTTGCCAAAAAGAATGTTACTTGGAGGATGTGTACTGATTGTAAAGCCATAAACAAGATCACAGCGAAGTATCAACATCTAATTACTAGGCTCGATGACATGCTTGATGAGCTATGTGGCTCAATTGTGttctccaagattgatcttcgaAGTGG TTCAAATAGAATAGAGGTTGATGAAGAGAAGGAAGAGTCCATCAAGACCTGGCCAATCCCAACCAATGCAACTGAG GAAACTTTTGATAATCTTAGTCAAGGGAAAAAGGTTGATAGGTTTCAATTGGTTGATCTCTTCTTTTTCAAGGACGGGCGAGTTTGTGTGCCATAA